From Armatimonadota bacterium:
TCAGCTCAGCCTCGTACGTTTTTAATGACTTAGCGGACGCCAAGGCCGACCGATTGCACCCGCGAAAGAAGCTACGGCCAATTGCGTCTGGGCAATTTTCTTCGGGCGTCGCTATCGGGATTGGAGTTGCGCTGATTGTTGGGGGATTCGCATTATCGGCACTTCTGCCGAGTGGCGCACAGGTAGCGCTTGCGTTTTTTGCGATGATCCAGCTCGCTTACAATTTGGGCCTCAAACGAGTGGCGATCCTCGATGTAATGGTCATCAGCCTGGCTTTTGTCCAACGTGCCGTGATCGGAGCGATGGCGATAGAAGTGGCGATTTCCGGCTGGCTTCTCTTCTGTACGGGAGCGTTTGCCCTGTTCCTTGCTAGTGTCAAACGACGTCAAGAGTTGCGCGCATTAGGCACAGATTCGATGACGCGAGCGACTTTGGCAGGCTATTCCGAACGGTTTTTGGATGCGATGGTCATCGTTGCTGCATCTTTTGCGGGAATTTCATACGGCATCTATTCGATCGAGAGTGACACTGCTCGGCTGCATCC
This genomic window contains:
- a CDS encoding UbiA prenyltransferase family protein, whose product is MPLAAVLRLLRPKQWAKNFLVLAAYLFTASWQDPSRTSLVLIAFGALCMLSSASYVFNDLADAKADRLHPRKKLRPIASGQFSSGVAIGIGVALIVGGFALSALLPSGAQVALAFFAMIQLAYNLGLKRVAILDVMVISLAFVQRAVIGAMAIEVAISGWLLFCTGAFALFLASVKRRQELRALGTDSMTRATLAGYSERFLDAMVIVAASFAGISYGIYSIESDTARLHPSLILTTPVVVFGILRYLYLVFGREEGEEPESVVFKDPQMVLSLIAFLLVAVLAMRGLKLDFLAS